The following DNA comes from Stomatohabitans albus.
CTGCACGCACTAGCCACGAAGCGGCAAACGCTGCTCTACAAGGAATCTGGTGATGCGGAGGTAACTAAAAACCGACCGGAAGCCCGGTCGGTTCACGTATCGCGCCGCTGATTAGCGGCGTTCGCGGATCTTTGCCGCCTTACCAACGCGGTCACGCAGGTAGTACAGCTTGGCACGGCGAACTCGGCCACGACGCATCACTTCGATCTTCTCAATGATCGGTGCGTGGACAGGGAAGATACGTTCTACACCGATACCGTTGAAGCTGATTTTACGAACGGTGAAGGTTTCACGCGGGCCCGAACCACGGCGACCAAGCACGTCCCCTTGGAATACCTGAATACGGGTACGCTCGCCTTCGGTCACCTTTACGTGAACCTTGACGTTGTCACCAGGGTTGAAATGAGGGATGTCATCACGAAGGGTCGCCATATCGACCATGTCAGTGCGGTTCATTGCTACAGGTCTCCGAAGGAATAAACAAATAGGGTCGCGTTTAACGCGAAGGAACAGGTTACTATGATCCAGACGATACGTCAGCAGATGATTTTGTAGTTTCTGCAAGTTCACCGTATTCCTGGTTAGCACTCAAGCCGAGGCGAGCGTGCCCAACCGGCCAGACAATGGTAAATGCCTTACCGATAATGTTCTCTTTTGGTACGGTACCCAACGTAAACCGACTATCCAAACTATTTGGTCGGTTATCGCCCATCATGAAGTATTGCCCTGGCGGTACGGTGAATGGTCCGTAACTTCCAGGGTCTTTGATCGTGTACGGTTCTGGGAGTGCTTGACCGTTGATATACGTGACCCCATCAACGATGGTGATCTCTTCACCCGGCAACCCAATGATGCGTTTGATCAAATCACGATCAACCTCAGGTTCAAGGAGGTGAACGCTTTCAGCCAACCCACGCAGTGCAGCAATTGGGTTTAACCCGTCAGGTTCTAGCCCTGGCCGACGGAATACGACGATATCGCCCCGTCTTGGCTCGCCAAGCCCATAGCTCACCTTCTCAACCATGACGCGATCTTGAAGCTGTAATGTTTCAAGCATCGACCCGGTGGGAATATAGAAGGTCTGGATCAAGAACATTTTGAGCAGAATGGCCATCACCAGTGCCGTGACGACCAATGTGACGACTTCACGAATCCACCTGAGTATCGCCGCAGCACGGTCAGAGTCTTGATGATCATCCTGGGTTGAAGGAGCCGATGGGGACAGTGAAGAACCGTATTCGTCGGGTACTTCAGTCATTGTCCCTCCTCAATAAATCGGGGCGTACTAATCGTGTTCGAGCGACGGCCTGACGATAACGCCATGCTGCAATTGCACCGTGATCACCACTGGTAAGCACTGATGGTACTGACCAACCACGATAGGTTGCAGGACGGGTGTACTGGGGATGTTCAACCAGACCGTCTGAAAAACTCTCTTCAATGCCTGAATGTTCGTTGCCCATGACACCGGGAATAAGTCGGGTGATGGCCTCTATCATCAGTGCGGCAGCAACTTCTCCCCCACCGAGTACCGCATTGCCAACCGCAACTTCCTCAGTGGCGAGGTGGAGATGCACACGCTCATCAATCCCTTCGTAGCGACCACACAGAAATGCTAGATGGGGCTCTTGGACAAGTTCTTCAGCGAAGGCCTGATCAAAGGGGCGGCCACGTGGCGTCATAACCAGCGTACGAGGACGCTGGGCAGGCCAAAGCTCATCAGCCGCTTCAAAAAATGGTTCTGGGCGCATGAGCATGCCAGCACCGCCGCCGTATGGAGGTGCATCAACCGTCCGGTGCGTATCGTGTGTCCACGTACGCAGGTCGTGAATATTGATATGGACTCGTTCCAAGGCAATGGCACGACCAAGGAGAGAGGTGCGCAGCGGCGACGTAAAGAAATCAGGGAAAATTGTCAGCACGTCGATACGCATCGTTGCTACTCCAAGTCGAGTAAGCCGTCAGGCGCATCAAGGACAAACGGCTGAACATCAACATTGATAATTGCCGCAACATGGGGTACCAGATGTTCTTTGCCATCTGGTGTTCTCAGGACGATCCAGTCATGTGCGGTGCCGTCACGAACTCCCGCAACTTCACCAACCGAGGAACCATTTGGATCTACGACAGGAACACCAATCATGTCTTGGACCCACATCATGTCATCGTCTAACACGATGGTTGCGCGATCAATAAACAGGTTCTGTCCACGGAGTGATTCAGCATCATCTCGGGTGGTATATCCCTCAAATGCCACAATAAAGCGCCCTCCATGCCAATGGGCACGATGGACGGTTAGTGTCTGGCCACCTGAGGTTTGAAGCTGAACACCCTGGTCAATCACATCACCTAAATCCGTTTCGGGGTGAACGTAGACTTCACCCCGAATACCGAATGGCTTTCCGATACGACCGACCGCTACGGTATTCACGATACGCAGACGATAGCCGTTAGCCGATAATGTCGATGTTTACTGGTTCGTCACTGATGGCCGATACGATCGTCCGAATCGCTTTCGCGGTCCGTCCACGTCGCCCAATCAGGCGTCCCATATCATCAGGCGCGACTTGCACCTCATAGACCAATGTGCCATCGGGATCTTCAGCTTCGATGATCTCAACGGCATCAACATCGTCTACTAGATTGGTCACAATCCAGTCAACGACGGCTAGAGATGAACTCAAGTTACTCAGCCTCAGGTGCGTCAGCTTCAGTGGTTTCTTCAGCCTCGGCGGCCGCAGCATCAGCAGCATCTGCTTCAGCCTCTTCAGCATCAGCATCAGCGGCAGCATTGGCAATCTCAGCTTCCTTAGCCGCCAAGGCTTCAGCAACACGAGCAGCATCAGCTGCTAAGGCTTCAGCGACACGCTTATCGCGTTCAGCAGCTTTCGCTGCCTTTGCTTCATGCTGAGCGGTGCGGTCACGGCCCTTGTCACCAGGCTTGAACTCTTCCCATACGCCGGTAATACGAAGGAGTTGCTTCACCTGATCGGACGGTTGGGCACCGACACCTAGCCAGTACAGCGCACGATCGTTCTTGATTTCAATCGTTGAGGGGTCATGGGTGGGCTGATAGTACCCAATATCCTCAATGTAACGACCATCGCGTGGTGAGCGACTGTCAGCGACAACGACGCGGTAGAACGGTTGCTTCTTCTTCCCCTCGCGCCGAAGGCGCATACGGACTGCCATGTAATATCCTTGAAAATCTCAGAATCGGTACGGTCGGACGTGAAAGCATAGCAGTGCCTCGACTGCTATGCGTGCAAACTCCCAGAGTACGTCTTACCGCTTCTTTTTCTTTTTTCTTTTTCCGGGTCCAACCGGTGCTGGGCCACCCATACCGCCCATTCCACCCATTGGTCCCCCAAGTCCCGGCATTGATCCACCAAGATTGGGCATCTGGCCACCCGGCATCATGGACGATAGGTCGCCGCCTAAGGCAGACATATCCCCTTGTTCGAGTTCTTTGCGCATCTTCTGTAATTCACGCATCTGACCAAACCGACCGCGCTTGGGACCACCCCCACCACCGGCAAACATATTCATCATGGGGCCCATCTGTTTCATCATGGCCGCCATCTGATCGTAGGCTTTAATCATCTGATTAATCTCTTGGACACTGCGTCCACATCCAGCCGCAATACGCTTACGCCGTTTCCCATTTAAAATCTTTGGATTTCTACGCTCTTCAACGGTCATTGACTGGATAATCGCTTCAATACGCACCAGTTCACGGTCATCAACAGACGCATTTGCATCCTTGAGTGCTTTACCGACTCCAGGAATCATCTCGAGAATCCCCTGAAGGGGGCCCATCTTTTTAATTTGTTGGAGCTGGCCCAAAAAATCTTCAAGCGTGAATTGACCTGAGAGCATGGCCTCAGTTGCTGCAGCCGTCTGTTCGTGGTCTAACGTTGCCTCTGCCTTTTCAATGAGGGTGAGCACATCACCCATTCCAAGAATTCGGCCCGCCATACGGTCAGGGTGAAACGCCTCAAACTCATCCAACTTTTCGCCCACGCTGGCAAATTTGATAGGACGATTAGTTACTTCAGCCACACTCAAGGCAGCACCGCCACGAGCATCACCATCAAGCTTCGACAGAATCACACCAGAAAAATCAACGGCTTCCAAGAAGGCTTGGGCTACATTCACGGCCTCTTGACCAATCATGGCATCAATCACAAATAGCGTCTCGACGGGATTGACTGCCGCTTTGATGGCCGCAGCCTGGGCCATCATTTCTTCATCGACATTGGTTCGCCCAGCTGTGTCAACGATCACCACGTCTCGCCCAAGGCGGCGTGCCTCGGTAACCGCATGATTCGCTACATCAACGGGGTTACCTTCTGTTTGTGGTGCATAGACAGGAACCCCAACACGTTCACCAAGGATCTGGAGCTGTCGCACAGCTGCTGGGCGCTGCAAATCACACGCAACGAGCATCGGTTTGCGGTCTTTTTGTTTGAGATGGAGGGCCAACTTACCGGCAGCCGTTGTTTTACCTGCCCCTTGAAGGCCAGCCAGCATAATGACTGCTGGGACTGATGAACCGAGATCCAGACTGGCTGATTGTTCTCCCAGAATGCGAACGAGCTCTTCATTCACAATCTTGATGAGCTGTTGGCCACTCGTAAGTGCCTCAGACACATCTGATCCCACTGCCCGTTCTTTGACACGTGATGTGAAGGTTTTAACAACCCGAAAGTTCACATCCGCCTCTAATAGGGCAACACGTATCTCGCGCAAGCCTTCTTTGACTTGGTCCTCCGTAAGTTTTCGCGATCCACGGAATCGAGCAAAGACGGCGTCAAGGCGATCAGATAAGGCATCAAACATGATGGCCTAATATACCCGAGCCACGTAGCCACCCCACAGGTGGCTCAGGTAGGTTTACCTATTCACCAAGTTCGAACAGTACGTCGCCTTGATGCACAACTTCACCGTTGCGGGTTGATGCGTATGCCCCTTTGGGTGAATCCATCACTACAATCGGAGTATCAAGGGCCAACCCATGTGAACGCACAATGGTGGCATCTACTTCGAAACAAAGTTGTCCAGCTTCGATCTCTTGCCCCTCCTCGATATGTCGAGTGAACCCTTCCCCGTGTAAGGAGACGGTATCGATACCGATATGGACAAGGACTCCCCGATCTCCATGCAGCACAATAAAGGCGTGGGGCATGATCTTGATCACGGTCCCAGTAATCGGCGAGTGGACCGCTAATCGTTCAATCTCGGTAGATGGGCGGAGACCAATCCCACTGCCAACGAGTTCATCTTTAAAGACCGGATCATCAAACTGGCTTAAGGCTAGAATGGCCCCATCGAATGGGGCCAAAATCGCACTCACAGAAGATCCTGAATGTCTTCAGCAAGGGCGTCTGCGGTTGGGCCGACCACAACCTGAACGGCCGTGCCAGCAACACTCACCCCGTGTACACCAAGGCCCTTAAGCGCATCCTGGTCAACCTTGCTCGGGTCGACCACGATTGTACGTAAACGGGTAATGCAACCTTCAATATCTTCAACGTTATCTGCGCCTCCGAGGGCACCTAGGATTTGTTCTGCTTTACTCATAAAGTCTCCTCTTTGGTCGATTGGGAGTCACAATACACCAATCGGGTCGTTCTGTGCGCGGTTGAGCTAAACAATTCACATTCGCGACCCAGCCTTTTTTTCATCAGACGTATGATGTCATTTGACATACACGATGATTTGCGCAATAGTCAAATGCCATACTAAACGTTTACCAAACCAATACCCTTCGAGGAGTTCCAATGAGTGATGCTCAAACGGACGCCGCCAGCCCTGGCCGCAAGCCCGGTGCCGCTATTTTGCAGACATTGCAGAGTTTCGGTCGTTCACTGATGTTGCCTATCGCCGCCTTGCCCGCAGCCGCGTTACTGTTGCGTTTTGGCCAAGCTGACATCATCAAATACATCGGCCTTGAACAAAGTGAAGTTGCAAACAACATCGCTAAGGTCATCGGCGCTGGTGGCGCAGCCCTTTTTGAAAACCTACCTATTTTGTTTGCCATCGGTATCGCCTTTGGTTTTGCGAAAAAGGGTGACGGGTCTGCCGCACTTTCTGGTGCCGTCGGCTACCTCGTCCTCGATAACGTCTTTAAGACCATGGCACCCATCATTCAGTGTGGTGGGTTAGACGGCGACGCACTCGCCACCTGTACTGAAGGCGCAAAAATCAACTATGGTGTCCTTGCCGGCATCGTGGCTGGCGTTATTGCTGCCAAGCTGTGGGAAAAGTACCACCGCGTGAAGCTGCCCGACTATTTGGGCTTCTTTGCTGGTCGTCGCTTTGTGCCCATTATTGTTTCGTTAGTGTCCATCGTAGTGGCCGTCATCATGGCCTTTATCTATCCCTGGTTTGATGCCGCCATCACCGGGTTGGGGAATGCGATCAGTGAAAATACCGTTTTGGGTGCGGGTATCTTCGGGGTGGTCAACCGCCTCTTAATTCCCTTTGGCTTGCACCATATTTTGAACTCGGTGGTGTGGTTCATCCAGGGGGCATATACCTGCCCTGAAGGAGCTACGTTGTGTACCCCGGGTGATATTTCAAACGGTGACTTGCATCGTTTCTTCGCTGGTGATCCAACCGCTGGGGTCTTTATGACCGGATTCTTCCCCGTCATGATGTTCGGCCTCCCTGGTGCCGCCATCGCCATGTGGCATTCCGCCAAGCCAGAAAACCGTAAAGCCGTTGGTGGCATTATGATTTCTGTGGCCTTCACCGCCTTCTTAACGGGTATCACGGAGCCTCTTGAGTTCTCCTTCATGTTCGTTGCCCCTGCGCTGTATGCCGTACATGCGGTACTTACTGGGGTTTCTATGGCGTTAACGAATGCGCTGGGAATCCATCACGGCTTCGGTTTCTCCGGTGGGGCAATTGACTTTGTCATCAACTGGGGGATTGCCCAAAATCCCTTGTTGCTGCTCGGCATTGGGATTGTCTACTTCTTCTTGTACTACTTCATCTTCATGGCCATGATTCGTGTCTTTGATTTAAAGACACCAGGTCGCGGTGACAACGAACTGTTAAGCGCAGAGGTCTAAACCGCAACAACGCTATCGGGGAGGGTTACCATGCGTGGTGGCCCTCTCCTCACCCGTTCAATGAACGAATCACCCTGCAGAACGGAGTCCATTATGTTGTTACGCGGACGCGTCATTTTTGGTGACCGACCAACCCTTGCTGATGGTGTGGTTGCTATTGACGGAGAACGTATCACTTACGCTGGTCCATCGGCCTCTTGTCCGTTCCCCCTCGACAAGGCCGAACAGGTACCGATTATCACCCCTGGTCTTATTGATGTTCACCATCATGGTGGTGCGGGCGGAACCTATGCCGATGATCCCCAGGCCGCCATCACCGCAGCTACACACCATCATCACATGGGGTCAACAACCCTGATCGCAAGTGTGGTAAGCGCAACCCACGAACAGATGCAGGCCAATATTGACGCCCTGGCCCCCCTTGTCCATGATGGCGTACTGGATGGGATTCACCTCGAAGGCCCGTTTATTTCTTGTGAAAAGAAGGGCGCCCACGACCCCAACGTGATCGTGCCCGGTAACCCTGCATGGTTTACCGATTGGTGTGAACGCGGGAATGGTGCTGTCCGTTCCATCACGTTAGCGGCTGAAACCGCACATTTTGATGAGCTCATTACGCTATGTCGCTCATTCAATGTGGTACCAAGCGTCGGGCATACCGATGCCGATGCTGACCAAACCCGGCACGCCCTCCAAGCTGACGAACGAGCCGGGCGTATCCGTGGCCCATGGACCACGACCCACCTCTTTAATGCGATGAATGGAATCCACCACCGTGTGCCCGGTCCGATTCCCTACCTCCTTGATCTTGCCAAGGCTGGCCAAACCACGGTGGAACTGATTGCCGATGGTGTCCATGTCCAGCCCGATATTGTTCGAATGACCGCCGATGCCGCTGGTGATGGGCTTATTCTTATCACTGACTCCATGGCTGCGGCCGGTCTCTCTGATGGCGATTATGTCCTCGGCACACTTGATGTAACCGTTACCGATGGTGTGGCGCGATTGAAAACCGGTGATGGAAGCGAAGGAGCTATTGCCGGTGGCACGAGCCGCCTGATATTCAATGTTCAACGCTGCATCGTTGACTACGGTTTGGATGAACGCCAGATCATTCGCGCCGCAACAAGTCGGCCAGCTGAGCTGTACGGCTTGAAAGACCGTGGCCGCCTCGCTACCGGTATGCGCGCGGATGTTCTTGTCCTAACTGCAACCTATGAACTCACCCAAGTAATCCGTAATGGAAAGGTCTTGTAATGCACATTGTTGTTCGTGAATCTGACGAAGAAGTCGGCCGCTATGCTGCTGATGTGATCGCCCAGATTGTTCGTCGTGGCGGTGCCACGATTGGGCTTGCGACGGGTTCAAGCCCGATGAGTACATACGCTGAGCTGATTCGGCTTCACAAGGAAGAGGGCCTGAGCTTTGCCGATACCCAAGCGTTCACACTGGACGAATATGTTGGCCTCGCCCCTGACCATGAGCAGAGCTATCACAAGACGATCCGTGATGCGATTGTTGACCATATCGACTTACCACTGAGCCATTTGAACACACCAAACGGTGTGGCGGAGAACCTCGTTGCTGAAGCCGAACGTCACGAGTCAAATATCCGCAAAGCGGGTGGTGTTGACGTTCAACTCCTGGGTATTGGGAATAACGGCCACATTGGCTTTAACGAGCCATCGTCAAGTTTGGCGAGCCGGACCCGCGTTGAAAGCCTGACCCAGTCCACAATCGATGCGAATGCCCGTTTCTTTGAAAACCCTGACGATGTCCCCCGCTTATGCATCACCCAAGGGCTCGGCACGATTATGGAATGTGGTGTGGCCTTGTTAGTCGCCCAAGGTGAAAGCAAAGCCGACGCTATTGCGGCCATGGTTGAAGGTCCAGTGACCGCCTCATGCCCAGCATCGGTACTGCAATTTCACCCCCATGCCATTGTCGTTGTCGATGAGGCTGCGGCATCAAAGTTAAAGGACCGCGCCTACTACGACCTTGCACAAGCAAATCGTGAACGGCTTATCGCCAACGGCGGCACACTGTAAAGCACCCGTAACGCAAACGGCTCCGCAACTATTGCGGAGCCGTTCTTTAGGCATTGACCTTACCTCGAATAAGCTCATGCCCCAAACGATGCGCTGGGGCGTGAGATGGGGAGGTATTACTTACTCAATGCCTCTGCTTGCGTGGATCCAATACGGGTAGGACCGCCGTACACGTAAATCGTTTCGATCTTCTTCTTGGAGGTCATCCACTCCGTTACCACGGTTGGTGTCTCAGCAGGGACCAGGAGCAACGGTCCGTTGACCGCCGCAATATGGGCACCGCCGGTCAAGGCGTCAGCAAAATCAGTTGTTGTGGCGACACCCACCATCTTGGGATCCGGGAAGAACACGCTGGCCACCTTGACTGATAAGACGGACGGATCAGCACCAGCAATGACGGATTGTGCCCGAGCGGTTGCCTTGATCGCTTGATCCCCGACCGCTGTAACCTTCAATGACGTGAAGGCATCCAGGAAGGCTGTTGTCTCAGGGGCTATGACAGCGCCATTGGTCAAGACGACAACGCCGTTCACCTGGGCTGCGGCGGGTGCCGCTATGAGGCTGGATTGCCAATCCGTACCGTCTACCACGAGGACCTGGTCAACCTTGCCTACCTTGGCAATGTGTTCAGCCGTCGCAATGGCAGTTGCGGCACGATTTGCTCCGGCTATACGAATCACCTTGACGCCAAGCTTGGCAACTGCTTGTTCAACTGCCGGGGTGACAGCCGCATCGCCACCCATCACGTACACCGTTTTGGCTCCTAAACGCCGGATTTCGTTAGCACTTGCGGGATGGAGCGTGTCGGATTGTGTGAGCAGGATGGGCGCATTCACTGCATGAGCTAAGGGAGTTGCAGATACGCTGTCGGCAGCCACATCACTGCGCGCCAAAATCACCGTTTCAGCACCCGTCGCAAACGTCGTTTTCGATGCAGCTACGGAGGTTTCAACCCGCGTTTCACCTGAGACACGAATGACTGTTCGCTGGCCAGCCGGGTTGACTGACGGCGACGCACTGGGGGTAGGCGTCGGTTGAACTTGAGGGCCTGGGACCGGTGGCTGGGGCTGAGCAGGTGGCTGGGGCTGGATGGGTGGCTGAGGTACAGGAGCCAATAACCCTGCACCAGGGGGCACCGTCAGCGCCGGATCCTTAATCGTTGCGGGGTTGAGTTCATTGACTGCCTGACCGGTGTAATTCCCAACGAAATTAATCGGGGCATCATCGGTCCATACGACTCCGGTTTTGACCGCTATTGCCAAATCACCAAAATCATTACGTGCAATGGATACCCCTCCAGGTTCAAACGAATCCGAATAGGAAAGGGTGATGCCCTCGGCGGCAACTGGTCGTTCCGCCCCGGTCAACGTATTGTCTTCAATGACCACGGCCTGAATCTTTGGCAAGGTTGAACGCCGTGAACGAGAACTCCCAAGCTCTATCCCTACCGCAGTGAATCGACCATTTGCTGGTAAGCGAAACTCATTATGATGAATCGTTACGCCAGGCCGATGCACCTGAATGGTGGTGGTATTTCCATCCTGGATAAATAAGTTATCTCGAACGATATGGTCATTCACCGTGGGTACCCAAGCGCGTTGACCAGCGCCCATACCAAACTTCAACGTTCGCCCAGTTTGTGCTGGATGCTTGACGACGTTGTGTTCAAATCGAGTGGATCCAAGCGTCTTATCTACCGCTAGAGGCGACACCCCATCAAAGGTTGAATGTTCGATAACAACACGTGGCGCCGCCTGTTCATTGGCAACGTTCACAATCGCAACGTTACGGTACGGGTCACTGCGCAGCCCATTCACGTTGAGTAATGACAGATCGCTATCAGCTTGGAACACGGACTTGCCACGAACATCGTTGGCAATATGAACGTCCTGAACGATGAGTGGAGAACGCACCGTACAGGTAGTCGCAAATGCAGAAGACCGAGGATCTTCAATCGTCAATACCGCTCCCTCATCGCGCGGGCGAACGGCATCTTTGTGATCAACACCAAGGGCAGTTACGGGACTGTTGCTGGTTATGGTGATCGACAGGTTCTGATAGTCAATGGCCGCGGGCAAGCGATAGGTACCATTTGCTAATCGCACGACATGGTCAGCCCGAGTGGACCCCGTCGGGGTGGCATTCGCTTGGGCTAAGGCACCAGTACGAGAAAAGAGTTGGTCAAAGGCGGCTTGGTCACCAATCTCATGGATGACCGCGTTGGCCGGAACTGGACTGGTTACAGGCGGTAAGGATGACTGGGCAAGCGCAACAGGACTACCCACCAATGGGAGTGCGAGTCCAGAGGCAATAACCACTGCAACAAGAGCATTCTTTGTGTTTTGATAGGTGAACATTCAGATAGCATAAAGGCTGAATATTGTTCATCTTAAGGAAACCTAAATAATCTCAATACTTCGCCCTATCTCCATCAAAGGGTGGCATCAGACACCCCGCCACAAGCAAGGGGTCGGCCCCGAGGGCGCCAAAAGACACCCTCATGGTACAGACACCTGAGTCATGATGAGGTGGGCCGATTGGCAATCGGGGTGCGTAATAGGACTGCTGTACCAATACGTTCAAGTGCAAAGGATCGCTCGTCGTGGCGGAGATGGCACCAGCCTGTCAATAAATTACCCGTCAATGACCACGGGTCAATCACTCGAATTGTGGCAGCACCGTGATGGGATGTGGCGAAGTAATGAAGCTCAACTTGGCGCTGTTCATCAATGGCCTGGTTGATTGCAGCACGAATAGCGCCAAGTCCTACCGCTTTCTTTTCTTGCCAATCAAGTTGCGGGTCGGTTACGTGTGGTTGGATCGCGTAGGTGCCGGCAATATCAACACCATCGTCGTGCAACAATGCGGCGAGGCCACCAGGCTCCAATGGACTAATCGCAACGGTTGGGGCAACCGGCGTGATTGGCTTACCCGCACGCTCAACGTGGTCAATAAACCCGTTGAGCTCCGCAGGAGTGCGGGCAATAACAACACTGTTGGCCTGGTGAATGTAGGCGCGTGGCCGCCCCATTATGACGCCGTATCCTCAGCAAATAATGCATCAATAAATGCTTCTGGTTCAAAGGGGGCAAGGTCTTCGATACCTTCCCCAAGCCCTACCCACTTAACCGGGATACCTAGCGAGCGTTGAATGGCGATCACGATCCCACCTTTAGCGGTGCCATCCAGTTTGGTGAGCACAACACCCGTCAAGTTCACGGCCTCTGCAAACGCCTTGGCTTGACTCAGACCGTTCTGTCCCGTTGTGGCATCAAGCACGAGCAATGCCTCATCAATCGGACCCGCATCGCGTTCAACAACACGCTTGATTTTTTCAAGCTCAGCCATCAGCTCGGTCTTATTTTGCAACCGGCCAGCCGTATCAATCATTAAGATGTCCGCCCCAGCCGCCTCAGCAGCCTTCCACCCATCAAAAGCAACTGCGGCAGGATCGGCCCCTTCAGCTTGGGCTATCACGCGAACCGAAGAACGTTCTCCCCAGATTTTCAACTGATCAGCAGCGGCTGCACGGAATGTATCCGCAGCGGCAAGAACAACATGATCACCCGCATCGCTATACCGTTTTGTCAGCTTACCGATGCTCGTAGTTTTGCCCGTTCCATTCACTCCGGTAAAGAGCCAAACACTCGTACCATCAGCCCGCCGCTGCATCTCCCGATTGCCTATGGTCAAATCGTCGAGCAAAAGAGACTTCAATTCGGCCATCGCATCATCACCGCTGGTAATGCCCTGTTCACGGACGCGAGTACGCAATTGTTCAACGAGATCCATCGTCGCCTCGACACCAACATCGGCGCTGATCAACGTATCTTCGAGGTCTTCCCACGATTCATCATCAAGACCAGCACCAAATATCGAGCGGAGTTGAGCCCCAAGCTGATTGCGAGAACGGGTCAGTCGTTCAGTGAACCGTTGAAGAAGGGACGGTTTCGCAACCTCCTCAACGGGTGCTTCTGGCTCTTCCTCAACAAGCGTTTCAGCTCCAGGTACCTCCGCACTGGCCACGTCCTGCGTTGATTCGGGTTCAACCGGTAATTCAGTGACAACCGCACTGGCCAATGCATCCCCATCCCCAGGCTGATCCTCGATGTGCACGAGACCGTCGGGGTGACGCCCATGATCAAGGAAATCTATCGTTGGAGCTGGTTCTGGCAGCGCCCCAATCTGAATCGTGCCCCCCAATTCCATACTGGGCACCACTGGTTCGGTTGCTGGCTGTGGTGGAGTTGGCTCCTCAGATGGCGGTGCATCAGGTACGACGCTTGTACGCCGAGTAAGA
Coding sequences within:
- the rplS gene encoding 50S ribosomal protein L19; this translates as MNRTDMVDMATLRDDIPHFNPGDNVKVHVKVTEGERTRIQVFQGDVLGRRGSGPRETFTVRKISFNGIGVERIFPVHAPIIEKIEVMRRGRVRRAKLYYLRDRVGKAAKIRERR
- the lepB gene encoding signal peptidase I; its protein translation is MTEVPDEYGSSLSPSAPSTQDDHQDSDRAAAILRWIREVVTLVVTALVMAILLKMFLIQTFYIPTGSMLETLQLQDRVMVEKVSYGLGEPRRGDIVVFRRPGLEPDGLNPIAALRGLAESVHLLEPEVDRDLIKRIIGLPGEEITIVDGVTYINGQALPEPYTIKDPGSYGPFTVPPGQYFMMGDNRPNSLDSRFTLGTVPKENIIGKAFTIVWPVGHARLGLSANQEYGELAETTKSSADVSSGS
- the trmD gene encoding tRNA (guanosine(37)-N1)-methyltransferase TrmD, which encodes MRIDVLTIFPDFFTSPLRTSLLGRAIALERVHINIHDLRTWTHDTHRTVDAPPYGGGAGMLMRPEPFFEAADELWPAQRPRTLVMTPRGRPFDQAFAEELVQEPHLAFLCGRYEGIDERVHLHLATEEVAVGNAVLGGGEVAAALMIEAITRLIPGVMGNEHSGIEESFSDGLVEHPQYTRPATYRGWSVPSVLTSGDHGAIAAWRYRQAVARTRLVRPDLLRRDND
- the rimM gene encoding ribosome maturation factor RimM (Essential for efficient processing of 16S rRNA), which translates into the protein MNTVAVGRIGKPFGIRGEVYVHPETDLGDVIDQGVQLQTSGGQTLTVHRAHWHGGRFIVAFEGYTTRDDAESLRGQNLFIDRATIVLDDDMMWVQDMIGVPVVDPNGSSVGEVAGVRDGTAHDWIVLRTPDGKEHLVPHVAAIINVDVQPFVLDAPDGLLDLE
- a CDS encoding KH domain-containing protein, whose translation is MSSSLAVVDWIVTNLVDDVDAVEIIEAEDPDGTLVYEVQVAPDDMGRLIGRRGRTAKAIRTIVSAISDEPVNIDIIG
- the rpsP gene encoding 30S ribosomal protein S16, which translates into the protein MAVRMRLRREGKKKQPFYRVVVADSRSPRDGRYIEDIGYYQPTHDPSTIEIKNDRALYWLGVGAQPSDQVKQLLRITGVWEEFKPGDKGRDRTAQHEAKAAKAAERDKRVAEALAADAARVAEALAAKEAEIANAAADADAEEAEADAADAAAAEAEETTEADAPEAE
- the ffh gene encoding signal recognition particle protein — protein: MFDALSDRLDAVFARFRGSRKLTEDQVKEGLREIRVALLEADVNFRVVKTFTSRVKERAVGSDVSEALTSGQQLIKIVNEELVRILGEQSASLDLGSSVPAVIMLAGLQGAGKTTAAGKLALHLKQKDRKPMLVACDLQRPAAVRQLQILGERVGVPVYAPQTEGNPVDVANHAVTEARRLGRDVVIVDTAGRTNVDEEMMAQAAAIKAAVNPVETLFVIDAMIGQEAVNVAQAFLEAVDFSGVILSKLDGDARGGAALSVAEVTNRPIKFASVGEKLDEFEAFHPDRMAGRILGMGDVLTLIEKAEATLDHEQTAAATEAMLSGQFTLEDFLGQLQQIKKMGPLQGILEMIPGVGKALKDANASVDDRELVRIEAIIQSMTVEERRNPKILNGKRRKRIAAGCGRSVQEINQMIKAYDQMAAMMKQMGPMMNMFAGGGGGPKRGRFGQMRELQKMRKELEQGDMSALGGDLSSMMPGGQMPNLGGSMPGLGGPMGGMGGMGGPAPVGPGKRKKKKKR
- a CDS encoding PTS sugar transporter subunit IIA is translated as MSAILAPFDGAILALSQFDDPVFKDELVGSGIGLRPSTEIERLAVHSPITGTVIKIMPHAFIVLHGDRGVLVHIGIDTVSLHGEGFTRHIEEGQEIEAGQLCFEVDATIVRSHGLALDTPIVVMDSPKGAYASTRNGEVVHQGDVLFELGE
- a CDS encoding PTS glucose/sucrose transporter subunit IIB, translating into MSKAEQILGALGGADNVEDIEGCITRLRTIVVDPSKVDQDALKGLGVHGVSVAGTAVQVVVGPTADALAEDIQDLL